A section of the Acanthopagrus latus isolate v.2019 chromosome 20, fAcaLat1.1, whole genome shotgun sequence genome encodes:
- the acsl5 gene encoding long-chain-fatty-acid--CoA ligase 5, which translates to MDALLQLLFSPLPTSAIILLLAVAAATLFYLNTRPSPLRSPFDLKCQTVGIKDGARKSALMEDNNNLTAYQYSDSKTLYEVFQRGLKVSGNGPCLGYRKPGRPYQWLRYKQVSDRAEHLGSGLLQKGLKPNTDTFIGIFAQNRPEWIISELACYTYSMVAVPLYDTLGPEALVFIIDQAEISTVLCDNQNKAETLLQTREKGQTPVLKTVVIMDSFDSALVERGTKCGVDIVSMQDVEALGRNNLQNPVPPKPDDLSIVCFTSGTTGNPKGAMLTHENVVSDAAGVLKGFETAVVPTTQDVSISFLPLAHMFERVVQTVMYGAGAKVGFFQGDIRLLPDDMKTLQPTIFPVVPRLLNRVYDKVQSGAKSPFKKWLLSFAVERKYAEVREGIIRNNSLWDKLIFHKVQESLGGRVRVMVTGAAPISPSVLNFLRAALGCQIFEAYGQTECTAGCTFTAPGDATSGHVGVPLPCNIVKLVDVEEMNYFASNGEGEVCIKGRNVFKGYLKDPEKTAEALDEDGWLHTGDIGKWLPSGVLKIVDRKKNIFKLAQGEYIAPEKIENVYVRSGPVAQVYVHGDSLQSCLVAIVVPDPEVLPGFAKDLNCQGSIEELCKNTEVKKAILSDMTKLGKEAGLKSFEQVKDIYLHAEQFTIENGLLTPTLKAKRAELKTLFQPQIDKLYANM; encoded by the exons ATGGACGCCCTTCTCCAGTTGCTGTTCTCGCCTCTCCCGACCTCGGCCATCATCTTGCTGTTGGCCGTGGCGGCTGCGACCCTGTTCTACCTCAACACGCGGCCCAGCCCCCTCCGGTCGCCCTTTGACCTCAAGTGTCAGACTGTGGGCATCAAG GATGGAGCGAGGAAGTCCGCGCTGATGGAGGACAACAACAACCTGACAGCGTATCAGTACAGTGACAGCAAGACGCTGTACGAGGTGTTTCAGAGAGGTCTCAAAGTTTCAG GTAACGGACCATGTTTGGGCTACAGAAAACCAGGAAGGCCGTATCAGTGGCTCAGGTACAAACAG GTGTCTGACAGAGCCGAGCACCTCGGGTCAGGGCTCCTGCAGAAAGGCTTGAAGCCCAATACCGACACTTTTATTGGCATCTTTGCTCAGAACAGACCTGAG TGGATTATTAGCGAACTGGCCTGTTACACCTACTCCATGGTAGCGGTCCCCCTGTACGACACCCTCGGTCCTGAGGCGCTGGTGTTCATTATCGACCAAG cTGAGATCTCCACGGTACTGTGTGACAATCAAAACAAGGCAGAAACTCTGCTGCAGACCCGTGAGAAAGGCCAGACTCCAGTTCTCAAAACAGTCGTCATCATGGACTCCTTCGACTCGGCGTTGGTCGAGAGGGGAACAAAGTGTGGGGTGGACATCGTGTCCATGCAGGATGTGGAG GCTCTGGGGAGAAATAATCTCCAAAACCCAGTT CCCCCGAAGCCGGATGATCTCAGTATTGTTTGCTTCACCAGTGGAACGACAG GAAACCCAAAGGGAGCCATGTTGACCCATGAGAATGTGGTTTCTGACGCAGCAGGCGTCCTCAAAGGCTTTGAG ACGGCGGTTGTTCCGACCACGCAGGATGTGAGCATTTCATTCCTGCCCTTAGCGCACATGTTTGAGAGAGTCGTCCAG ACTGTGATGTACGGTGCCGGAGCGAAGGTGGGATTCTTCCAGGGTGACATCAGACTGCTGCCAGACGACATGAAAACCCTGCAGCCCACCATTTTCCCAGTGGTGCCTCGACTTCTCAACCGCGTCTACGACAAA GTTCAGAGTGGCGCCAAATCGCCTTTCAAGAAATGGCTGTTGAGCTTCGCTGTGGAGAGGAAGTACGCTGAAGTGAGGGAGGGCATCATCAGGAACAACAGCCTGTGGGACAAACTCATCTTCCACAAAGTCCAG GAGTCTCTGGGAGGACGAGTGCGGGTCATGGTGACGGGAGCAGCACCCATATCTCCATCGGTCCTCAACTTCCTCAGGGCTGCTCTGGGTTGCCAG ATCTTTGAGGCTTACGGCCAGACGGAGTGCACAGCCGGCTGCACCTTCACCGCACCCGGAGATGCCACCTCGG GTCACGTCGGGGTGCCGCTGCCTTGTAACATTGTGAAGCTGGTGGATGTTGAAGAGATGAACTACTTTGCTTCAAATGGCGAAGGCGAA GTCTGCATTAAGGGCAGAAATGTGTTCAAAGGATACTTGAAAGACCCGGAGAAGACCGCAGAGGCCTTGGATGAAGACGGTTGGCTCCACACGGGAGACATCGGAAAATGGCTTCCA aGTGGAGTTCTGAAGATTGTTGACCGGAAGAAGAACATCTTCAAGCTGGCTCAAGGAGAATACATCGCGCCAGAGAAGATCGAGAACGTCTATGTCCGCAGTGGACCTGTGGCCCAAGTATATGTGCATGGAGACAGTCTACAG TCCTGCCTGGTCGCCATTGTGGTCCCTGACCCGGAAGTCCTGCCTGGTTTCGCAAAGGATCTGAACTGCCAAGGCTCCATCGAAGAACtctgcaaaaacaca gaGGTTAAAAAGGCAATTCTTTCAGACATGACCAAACTCGGCAAAGAAGCAGGACTCAAGTCCTTCGAGCAG GTGAAAGATATTTACCTCCACGCAGAGCAGTTCACCATCGAGAACGGCCTGCTGACTCCGACCCTGAAGGCCAAGAGGGCCGAACTCAAAACTCTCTTCCAGCCACAGATCGACAAACTGTACGCCAACatgtaa